The following coding sequences lie in one Pseudomonas svalbardensis genomic window:
- a CDS encoding Ldh family oxidoreductase: MTATPEVAVSSNTQMLDFDALVLLLEQIFQRHGTSAEVARTLALNCAGAERDGAHSHGVFRIPGYVSTLQSGWVNGQAVPVVEDVASGFVRVDAGNGFAQPALAAARALLVEKARSAGIAVLAIRNSHHFAALWPDVEPFAYEGLVALSVVNSMTCVVPHGADRPLFGTNPIAFAAPRADGDPIVFDLATSAIAHGDVQIAARKGERLPPGMGVDGLGQPTQDPKAILEGGALLPFGGHKGSALSMMVELLAAALTGGNFSFEFDWSNHPGAKTPWTGQLLIVIDPSKAAGQNFAERSQELVRQMHGVGLKRLPGDRRHQQRAKSSTEGIRLDAQTLASLRELAGL, translated from the coding sequence ATGACCGCAACGCCCGAAGTGGCCGTCAGTTCGAACACTCAAATGCTCGATTTCGACGCGCTCGTTCTTTTGCTTGAGCAGATTTTTCAGCGCCATGGCACCTCCGCCGAGGTGGCCAGAACACTGGCCCTCAACTGCGCCGGCGCCGAACGCGATGGCGCCCATAGTCATGGCGTATTCCGCATTCCCGGTTATGTGTCGACGCTCCAGAGCGGCTGGGTCAATGGCCAGGCCGTGCCGGTGGTCGAGGACGTGGCTTCGGGCTTTGTCCGGGTCGACGCCGGTAATGGTTTCGCCCAGCCGGCCCTCGCAGCAGCACGCGCCTTGCTGGTGGAAAAGGCCCGCAGTGCCGGCATTGCGGTGCTGGCGATTCGTAACTCCCACCATTTCGCCGCCTTGTGGCCGGATGTCGAGCCCTTCGCCTATGAAGGCCTGGTGGCGCTGAGCGTGGTCAACAGCATGACCTGCGTGGTGCCACACGGCGCCGATCGTCCGCTGTTCGGGACCAACCCGATTGCTTTCGCCGCCCCTCGGGCTGACGGTGATCCGATTGTCTTCGACCTGGCAACCAGCGCCATTGCCCATGGCGATGTGCAGATCGCCGCACGCAAGGGCGAGCGTTTGCCGCCAGGCATGGGGGTGGATGGTCTCGGCCAGCCGACCCAGGACCCGAAAGCGATTCTTGAGGGCGGCGCGTTGCTGCCGTTTGGCGGCCATAAAGGTTCGGCGCTGTCGATGATGGTCGAGCTGTTGGCGGCGGCGTTGACCGGCGGCAATTTTTCCTTCGAGTTCGATTGGTCGAACCATCCGGGCGCCAAGACGCCGTGGACGGGCCAACTGTTGATCGTGATCGATCCGAGCAAGGCGGCCGGGCAGAACTTTGCCGAGCGCAGTCAGGAACTGGTCCGGCAGATGCACGGTGTGGGGCTCAAGCGTTTGCCGGGGGATCGACGTCACCAACAACGAGCCAAGT
- a CDS encoding dermonecrotic toxin domain-containing protein, with the protein MTAPPLPYFFDEAELASNAKQPGDREKALYFTLDDLKWLKVVYLATHEVRIASNKPMHVDQLFLSVPDETDIPLAGAFAMSRPNDGEVTLYTPWKGLIKFADMEDVKSRLKEWLAQPTGKRELLRFLSIEQRSALPAATAPDIVTQIIEGAVFQDQELTLERNQAQNIKTMMGELVKLPTLQSMLDGTLKNALHKPFPKLDQRLTRLKSFVRTISTFDDSDYQHTLSSHSLSDALLHYYLINEWPTGDSRVFSNPQHSVSSDADNQAWESAVKEIAQSFTPHLQGLLKTFWNTPMSNGQSRRELFAEGLRDTFHVKLLLQRQQGVLTTQEYLRLMNVSLEPETVDPLRIEKVRITAPFKHYAQLASTLMIGSRETLGFLYTQSRGIEATSDLPAVRKIVLEMMKSEGHEDTLLNFMSLDERGTFLSLEPDERVIVGEPIISPVFEQLMDDILGKQRENLSHALSRYRESEGTQDPHAMIDKALDVRGLIDDRLLTADAAGRWSTHADQRWSAQPATVRAESAKEQLARLSSVKQALDQLLDNHPVIPTTTRTITEAQRIVDSSLGSLQSSFTHTLSTALRSELKLHTVMRTLGATEQAIIKSVLDTPVRLQRAALNGFLPDVFSLALKAGDAADPLKLASCFVLTERGGLDPLHSGKAILWTPASGFEAYNALAPLLTELGRRLKDHDDRTTLLENLGLSERLPGKHYTLAPLQRIDQHFLDHVQKPYVQLDQACVTRALATKLPATTLASLLKLVALRQPMTGLDRATDIAQSLTTQQKLPAWLAKASIKDQILHGELLQQYLNNVTDDQDYLTGIRSLARTAHHALEKQLKADTFDIDPDKVQILISARPRSAASTQTLTDFALTHFKNLDITHFTLVSLDSTVIPEEMDQSYIRDLIRNLKLGEHHQKTLNEAFADTQANATNRRKRFYTQLPWQLMHYAHTEKLQERLSETGFDLIRQVMDMPDAIARAAVDGAHAIIRPLELLGIKSEQAVKVPGVYLIGSSVDSTAPQVLVAPHSPRHGVKEYKNETQLLTELKTRGGLLDWVLMNLPQPDRILLEYRMATSGNRLPEVMLASNPIKGNLFRHLFNDNAELLARLLGCQSDDKKQGEWATIKHVLGEDLHAAFTFLMGKLVYPITVWRSYRDIKQSAEDLQMHKWGSAIKEFISGIAQLATLRQSLEAQAKPSSTPSAPAPETPDTRFKWQNVAITAPERTQLKRHESIDVDLNSLTLNSSLGLYTHPTTKKTYAPVEGKVYPVAKLGTRWRIADTNIRGPRLSQNVSKQWVLDRETPAPRFNIGNRLRTALSVWEGMNVDANGMPEIRRLFPQKARQIDEALDLATTYAWNCFRNLQLLKSSDHTVTPVHQLIMDFLDVPQVQSTHVEQLEKVLGDIFAALLDPSLRKPKTSRFVIGRLVGGAQTAFGFTVPTDAKRKIYLVEKFFDTGFDNYRPHLTDPAFPIDPHARAVTLIHELSHLICNTEDIAYLDSSRPFSHLINTTSTTGYDLKDALTTLQDTALSIKTPLTQLFMTEDPDTGVWEDPGSTSYENTDRVKVHILTLTGGENLSGARKIFKRDPLVRLKVQLGNADSVAWLISHMGRQLHTSTP; encoded by the coding sequence ATGACTGCTCCCCCACTGCCGTATTTTTTCGACGAGGCAGAACTCGCATCCAACGCCAAACAGCCCGGTGATCGCGAGAAAGCGCTGTACTTCACGCTTGATGACCTGAAGTGGTTGAAGGTTGTTTATCTGGCGACGCATGAAGTCCGTATCGCCAGTAACAAGCCCATGCACGTCGATCAGCTGTTTTTAAGCGTGCCTGATGAAACCGATATCCCCCTGGCCGGCGCTTTTGCCATGAGCCGGCCCAACGATGGAGAAGTGACGCTCTACACACCGTGGAAAGGCCTGATCAAATTCGCGGACATGGAGGACGTCAAAAGCAGACTCAAGGAATGGTTGGCACAGCCCACTGGGAAGCGTGAGTTATTGCGCTTTCTCTCCATCGAACAACGCAGCGCTTTACCCGCCGCCACTGCGCCAGACATTGTCACGCAAATAATCGAAGGTGCGGTATTCCAGGACCAGGAGCTCACCCTCGAGCGCAATCAGGCTCAGAACATCAAGACGATGATGGGTGAGCTGGTCAAGCTGCCAACACTGCAATCGATGCTGGACGGGACCCTCAAGAACGCGTTGCACAAACCGTTTCCCAAACTGGACCAGCGCCTTACTCGACTGAAGAGCTTTGTCAGGACGATTTCAACCTTCGACGACAGCGATTACCAGCACACGCTTTCCTCGCATTCACTGAGCGATGCTCTGCTGCATTACTACCTGATCAACGAGTGGCCGACTGGCGATTCCAGAGTCTTTTCCAATCCCCAACACAGTGTGAGCAGCGACGCCGATAACCAGGCTTGGGAAAGCGCAGTCAAAGAGATCGCGCAAAGTTTTACCCCTCACTTGCAAGGCCTGCTCAAGACGTTCTGGAACACACCGATGAGCAACGGGCAGTCACGCCGGGAGTTATTTGCCGAGGGTTTGCGCGATACCTTTCACGTGAAGCTTTTGCTTCAGCGTCAGCAAGGTGTTCTAACGACGCAGGAATACCTGCGACTGATGAATGTCAGTCTCGAACCTGAAACCGTCGATCCTCTTCGCATCGAAAAAGTGCGTATCACCGCCCCCTTCAAGCATTACGCGCAGCTGGCCTCGACCTTAATGATCGGCAGCCGCGAAACCCTGGGCTTTCTGTACACCCAGTCCAGAGGCATCGAGGCGACGAGCGACCTGCCCGCTGTCAGGAAAATCGTCCTGGAGATGATGAAAAGCGAAGGCCACGAAGACACGCTGCTCAACTTCATGTCTTTGGACGAACGCGGCACGTTTCTTTCATTGGAGCCAGATGAGCGCGTCATTGTCGGTGAACCGATCATCAGCCCGGTGTTTGAACAATTGATGGACGACATCCTTGGCAAACAACGGGAGAACCTGTCCCACGCGCTGAGCCGTTACCGTGAAAGCGAAGGCACACAGGATCCCCATGCCATGATCGACAAGGCACTGGATGTCCGGGGACTGATCGACGATCGGCTGCTGACGGCCGATGCCGCAGGACGCTGGAGTACACACGCAGACCAGCGCTGGAGCGCACAACCGGCCACCGTTCGTGCCGAGTCGGCCAAAGAGCAACTGGCCCGACTCTCCTCCGTTAAGCAGGCGCTCGACCAACTCCTCGACAACCATCCGGTCATTCCCACAACAACCCGCACGATTACCGAGGCGCAGCGCATCGTCGATTCGTCGCTCGGGAGCTTGCAATCGAGTTTCACTCATACCCTGTCAACGGCATTGCGCAGTGAATTGAAGCTGCACACCGTCATGCGCACCCTGGGTGCGACGGAACAGGCGATCATCAAATCCGTGCTTGATACCCCGGTACGCTTGCAGCGAGCGGCATTGAACGGTTTTTTGCCGGACGTGTTTTCCTTGGCGCTGAAGGCAGGCGACGCTGCGGACCCGTTGAAACTGGCCAGTTGTTTTGTGCTGACCGAACGAGGTGGCCTAGACCCGTTGCATTCGGGCAAGGCGATTCTATGGACGCCTGCGTCGGGATTTGAAGCCTACAACGCGTTGGCACCGCTGCTGACCGAGCTGGGGCGACGCCTCAAAGACCACGATGATCGCACCACACTTCTGGAGAACCTTGGACTCAGCGAGCGATTGCCTGGCAAGCACTACACCCTCGCCCCACTACAGCGAATAGATCAGCATTTTCTCGATCACGTGCAAAAGCCCTATGTCCAGCTGGACCAGGCGTGCGTCACCCGTGCGCTGGCCACGAAGCTCCCCGCGACGACTCTGGCCAGCCTTCTGAAGCTGGTGGCGTTACGTCAACCGATGACCGGGTTAGACCGCGCGACGGACATTGCCCAATCCCTGACCACTCAGCAAAAACTGCCGGCATGGCTGGCCAAGGCGTCCATCAAAGATCAGATATTGCATGGGGAGTTGCTTCAGCAATACCTCAACAACGTCACCGACGACCAGGACTACCTCACCGGCATACGCTCCCTGGCGCGCACGGCTCACCATGCACTTGAAAAACAACTCAAGGCCGATACGTTCGACATCGATCCGGATAAGGTCCAGATCCTGATCAGCGCACGGCCGAGGTCTGCGGCCAGCACCCAAACCTTGACCGACTTTGCATTGACCCACTTCAAGAATCTGGACATAACCCATTTCACACTGGTGTCGCTGGATAGCACCGTGATTCCCGAGGAGATGGACCAAAGCTACATCAGAGACCTGATACGAAACTTGAAGCTGGGCGAACATCATCAGAAAACACTGAACGAAGCCTTTGCAGACACCCAGGCGAATGCAACGAACCGCAGGAAGCGGTTTTACACGCAATTACCCTGGCAGCTGATGCATTACGCCCACACGGAAAAACTGCAGGAGCGTCTGAGCGAGACGGGGTTTGATCTGATACGCCAAGTCATGGACATGCCTGACGCTATCGCCCGCGCGGCAGTCGACGGTGCCCACGCGATCATCCGCCCACTTGAGCTACTGGGCATCAAGAGTGAACAGGCGGTCAAAGTGCCAGGCGTCTATCTGATTGGCTCATCGGTCGATAGCACCGCGCCACAGGTCCTTGTCGCGCCTCATAGCCCTCGGCACGGAGTGAAAGAATATAAGAATGAAACACAACTGCTGACAGAACTGAAGACTCGCGGCGGTCTGCTCGACTGGGTACTCATGAACCTCCCGCAGCCTGATCGGATACTGCTTGAGTACAGGATGGCGACCTCCGGTAACCGCCTCCCCGAAGTGATGCTGGCGTCCAATCCGATCAAGGGGAATCTGTTCAGACACTTGTTCAACGACAATGCCGAGTTACTGGCACGATTGCTCGGTTGTCAGTCCGATGACAAAAAGCAGGGCGAATGGGCAACCATCAAGCATGTGCTGGGTGAAGATTTGCATGCGGCATTTACGTTTCTGATGGGCAAGCTTGTCTACCCGATTACGGTGTGGCGCAGCTATCGCGACATCAAGCAATCCGCCGAAGACCTTCAGATGCACAAATGGGGGTCCGCGATAAAAGAGTTCATCAGCGGCATTGCACAACTCGCCACGTTGCGACAATCGCTGGAAGCGCAAGCGAAGCCATCTTCTACGCCAAGTGCACCTGCGCCAGAAACGCCCGATACCCGGTTTAAATGGCAGAACGTTGCCATTACAGCCCCCGAACGTACGCAGTTGAAGCGTCATGAAAGCATCGACGTCGATCTGAATTCGCTCACATTAAACTCAAGTCTTGGGCTCTATACCCATCCGACGACAAAAAAAACCTACGCACCGGTTGAAGGAAAGGTATATCCGGTCGCAAAGCTCGGCACGCGCTGGCGCATCGCCGACACAAACATTCGCGGTCCTCGGCTGAGTCAGAACGTGTCGAAACAATGGGTTCTGGATAGGGAAACGCCAGCGCCCCGTTTCAACATCGGCAATCGGTTGCGCACCGCATTGTCGGTTTGGGAGGGCATGAACGTCGATGCCAATGGAATGCCCGAAATCCGACGACTGTTTCCGCAAAAGGCTCGTCAGATTGACGAAGCGCTGGACCTGGCAACCACCTATGCCTGGAACTGCTTTCGAAACCTGCAATTGCTGAAGTCTTCCGACCACACGGTTACCCCCGTGCATCAACTCATCATGGATTTTCTTGATGTGCCGCAAGTGCAGTCCACGCATGTGGAGCAGCTTGAAAAAGTCTTGGGCGACATTTTTGCGGCCTTGTTGGACCCCTCACTCAGAAAGCCGAAGACCAGTCGTTTTGTAATCGGCAGGCTGGTCGGTGGCGCGCAAACAGCATTCGGTTTCACCGTTCCTACGGATGCAAAGCGGAAAATTTATCTGGTAGAAAAATTCTTCGACACCGGTTTCGACAATTACCGCCCACATCTTACCGACCCTGCCTTCCCTATCGACCCGCATGCCCGAGCAGTAACCCTTATTCATGAGCTTTCCCACCTCATCTGCAACACCGAAGACATTGCTTACCTCGATTCCAGCAGACCATTCTCCCATCTGATCAATACGACCAGCACAACCGGCTATGACCTCAAGGATGCGTTGACCACCCTTCAGGACACCGCACTCTCGATCAAAACCCCCCTTACTCAGTTGTTCATGACCGAAGATCCTGATACCGGTGTGTGGGAGGATCCGGGCAGTACTTCCTATGAAAATACTGATCGGGTAAAAGTGCATATATTGACCTTGACCGGCGGAGAAAACCTGAGCGGCGCCCGCAAAATTTTCAAGAGAGATCCCCTGGTCAGACTCAAGGTGCAACTCGGCAACGCCGACAGCGTTGCATGGCTCATCAGCCATATGGGGCGTCAACTTCACACCAGCACCCCATGA